One Paenisporosarcina sp. FSL H8-0542 genomic region harbors:
- a CDS encoding TraB/GumN family protein, with translation MPEENITRISLDGKELILIGTAHVSRQSAEQVKEVIERERPDSVCIELDEQRYQSVMDSNKYKETDIFKVIKDKKATFLLMNLAISSFQNRLAKQFDIKPGQEMIQGIESAKEIGANLVLADRNIQITFSRIWGNLGLSGKAQLLNAIFFSIFSKETISEDELEKMKSQDTLNAALAEFTEAFPKLKTPLIDERDQYLAQKIKDAPGNKIVAVLGAAHVQGITKEIHKEHDLMALSQTPPKSIVPKIIGWAIPLLIIAIIAYTFIANPSAGFDQAISWFLWTGSLAAVGAAVAFGHPLAVLSAFVAAPFTALHPLIAAGWVSGIVQAYIRRPNIGDFETLSEDVFSIKGFWDNKVTRVLLVVVLTNLGGSLGTFIGGADVIRVFFNNL, from the coding sequence TTACGCGAATCAGCCTAGATGGCAAAGAACTAATTTTAATCGGAACTGCCCATGTATCGAGACAGAGTGCTGAACAAGTAAAAGAGGTTATCGAAAGAGAAAGACCCGATTCAGTATGTATCGAGTTGGATGAACAAAGATACCAGTCAGTTATGGACAGCAACAAGTATAAAGAGACTGATATTTTCAAAGTGATTAAAGACAAGAAAGCCACGTTTCTATTGATGAATTTGGCGATTTCTTCTTTTCAAAATCGTTTAGCAAAACAGTTTGATATCAAGCCTGGACAGGAAATGATTCAGGGTATTGAATCAGCAAAAGAGATAGGTGCAAATCTGGTCTTGGCTGATCGCAATATACAAATCACCTTTAGCAGAATTTGGGGCAATCTCGGCCTGTCAGGGAAGGCACAACTTCTCAATGCAATATTCTTTAGTATTTTCAGTAAAGAGACCATCTCGGAAGATGAACTTGAAAAAATGAAATCACAAGATACGCTAAACGCTGCTCTTGCTGAATTCACGGAAGCTTTTCCGAAGTTAAAGACGCCTTTAATTGATGAGAGGGATCAATATTTAGCCCAAAAAATTAAGGATGCTCCAGGAAATAAAATTGTTGCGGTATTGGGTGCGGCACATGTACAGGGCATTACAAAAGAAATTCATAAAGAGCATGATTTAATGGCTTTGTCACAAACGCCACCTAAATCAATCGTACCTAAAATTATTGGTTGGGCGATTCCTCTGCTGATTATAGCAATCATTGCCTATACTTTTATCGCTAATCCTTCTGCAGGTTTTGATCAAGCGATAAGCTGGTTTCTGTGGACTGGATCTCTTGCTGCTGTAGGAGCTGCCGTTGCTTTTGGGCATCCGCTAGCCGTACTGTCAGCCTTTGTTGCTGCTCCATTTACTGCCTTGCATCCGTTGATTGCTGCTGGTTGGGTTTCTGGAATTGTACAAGCGTATATTCGCCGACCGAATATCGGAGACTTCGAAACACTTTCGGAGGATGTGTTTTCCATAAAAGGATTTTGGGATAACAAGGTCACCCGCGTGTTGTTGGTGGTTGTCCTGACCAACTTAGGAGGTTCATTGGGAACCTTTATCGGCGGGGCAGATGTGATTAGAGTGTTCTTCAATAACTTGTAA